Proteins co-encoded in one Leptospira yasudae genomic window:
- a CDS encoding ribonuclease HI family protein has translation MITIFCDGASKGNPGPSSIGVVAYDGDREEFRISERIGDTTNNVAEWTALKKGLEECIRRKFDSVHAHMDSELVVRQVTGRYKVKHPNLIGYKKEVDKLVSSLHTFQITHVPREKNSVADKLANEAFQS, from the coding sequence TTGATCACGATCTTCTGCGACGGGGCCTCCAAAGGAAATCCGGGCCCTTCTTCCATCGGAGTCGTGGCCTACGACGGCGACCGGGAAGAATTCAGAATTTCCGAACGGATCGGAGATACGACCAACAACGTCGCGGAATGGACTGCCTTAAAAAAAGGTCTGGAAGAATGCATCCGCAGGAAGTTCGATTCCGTTCACGCACACATGGATTCGGAACTCGTGGTTCGTCAGGTCACGGGAAGATACAAGGTAAAACATCCCAACCTTATCGGATACAAAAAGGAAGTGGACAAACTCGTTTCTTCCTTGCATACTTTCCAGATAACGCATGTTCCCCGTGAAAAAAATTCAGTCGCAGACAAACTCGCCAACGAAGCCTTTCAATCCTAA
- a CDS encoding efflux RND transporter periplasmic adaptor subunit, with the protein MKIHFTRRTLLITGAAAVIAIVSIAILALSKKNKQSILPPSKAIVHDKGEWIEFKENSPGLEIIKTSQIGKEGEFVEVEAPARLIASTSPSMSGSEKIILFESADLNDLYVGYIHSKNSLNRSRKNLERIKDMFKHRVATEKDLIEAETNAENDAAELAEFEGKLRAVGLNPNELRGAGAQSAWIICDVPESQLQSLKKGKKVKLKFSSFPEANWVGTAEALGDNVDPMTRTVKVRILIRNENYVLKPGMFATVRFPEDRKGDTVIVPFTSIITVEGKNYVFVEESPREFYKREVVLGTSGEDRVTVVEGLTKGDKVVVEGTILLKGLSFGF; encoded by the coding sequence ATGAAGATACATTTTACCAGAAGAACACTTTTAATCACCGGAGCGGCCGCAGTTATCGCAATCGTTTCCATCGCGATTTTGGCATTGTCCAAAAAAAATAAACAATCGATCTTGCCTCCAAGCAAAGCGATCGTTCATGACAAAGGGGAATGGATCGAGTTTAAGGAGAACAGTCCCGGTCTTGAAATCATCAAAACTTCTCAAATCGGAAAAGAAGGCGAGTTCGTCGAGGTGGAAGCTCCCGCACGTTTGATCGCATCGACTTCTCCTTCTATGTCGGGCAGTGAAAAAATCATACTTTTTGAATCCGCGGATCTGAACGATCTCTATGTCGGCTACATACATTCGAAGAATAGTTTGAATCGTTCGAGAAAGAATCTCGAACGGATCAAAGATATGTTCAAACACAGAGTCGCTACGGAAAAGGATTTGATCGAAGCGGAAACCAACGCCGAAAACGACGCGGCCGAACTCGCTGAGTTCGAAGGAAAACTGAGAGCGGTCGGTTTAAATCCGAACGAACTCAGAGGAGCCGGAGCTCAGAGCGCTTGGATCATCTGCGACGTTCCGGAATCGCAACTTCAAAGTTTGAAAAAAGGAAAAAAAGTAAAACTCAAATTCTCAAGCTTTCCCGAAGCGAACTGGGTTGGAACCGCGGAGGCTCTCGGTGATAATGTGGATCCGATGACCAGAACGGTTAAAGTAAGAATTCTCATTCGAAACGAAAACTATGTTTTAAAACCCGGTATGTTTGCGACGGTCCGTTTTCCGGAAGACCGTAAAGGCGACACGGTCATCGTTCCGTTCACTTCCATCATTACGGTGGAAGGTAAAAATTACGTTTTCGTAGAAGAATCTCCGAGAGAGTTTTACAAGCGGGAAGTCGTTCTCGGAACTTCAGGTGAGGATCGCGTGACCGTGGTCGAAGGATTGACAAAGGGGGATAAGGTCGTCGTCGAAGGAACCATTTTACTCAAGGGACTTAGTTTCGGTTTTTAA
- a CDS encoding CCA tRNA nucleotidyltransferase → MTEVDAGELISRIPDVFREDILHLTQTIRSAGGDCYLVGGSVRDLVLSKVPDEFDLTTSLLPETIVTLFKRTVPTGIKHGTVTVLVQDRTYEITTFRKDADYLDGRRPETVEFGVSLSEDLKRRDFTMNALALDLEEKRLVDEHNGLEDIRDQIIRTIGDPIGRFTEDGLRPIRAIRFVSSLGFTLEEETAKAIVSCRNITAKVSRERVHDELGKTLRSNDPSHSLRLFRKFQILELFTNVKLYPIENQTVIETISKVPAFPPSLRLSFLHAWLFGSFSEGSSAKQFMKDLRYSNQNTKDSLFFSSMLSVLLSPRENSSVSDAEIRKTILHPICVHAGREHLKIVTEHILNLATTYEPALKDVFDLQRILALIAKEEALLVTELALRGEDILRECPKLPPKEIGSILGKLLSHVLENPNENTKSSLIALLPR, encoded by the coding sequence ATGACTGAAGTCGACGCGGGAGAATTGATTTCTCGGATTCCCGATGTCTTTCGGGAAGACATACTTCACCTAACACAAACCATACGATCGGCGGGCGGAGATTGTTATCTGGTCGGCGGTAGCGTGCGCGATTTGGTTTTATCCAAGGTTCCCGATGAATTCGACCTAACGACTTCCTTATTGCCCGAAACGATCGTAACGTTGTTTAAACGGACGGTTCCCACGGGGATCAAACACGGAACCGTTACGGTTCTGGTTCAAGATCGAACCTACGAGATCACGACGTTCCGAAAGGACGCGGATTATCTGGATGGAAGAAGACCCGAGACCGTGGAGTTCGGAGTTTCGTTAAGCGAAGATCTAAAACGGCGCGACTTCACGATGAACGCGCTCGCACTCGACCTCGAAGAAAAACGCCTCGTGGACGAACACAACGGTCTGGAAGATATACGCGATCAAATCATACGAACGATCGGAGATCCGATCGGAAGATTCACCGAAGACGGCTTGCGTCCGATCCGAGCGATTCGATTCGTCAGCAGTTTGGGTTTTACGCTCGAGGAAGAAACCGCAAAGGCGATCGTTTCCTGCAGAAATATCACGGCCAAGGTTTCCCGAGAACGAGTTCACGACGAACTGGGCAAAACGCTGCGGAGTAACGATCCGAGCCATTCTTTACGCCTCTTTCGAAAATTCCAAATCTTGGAATTGTTTACGAACGTAAAACTCTATCCGATCGAAAACCAAACCGTGATCGAAACGATTTCGAAAGTTCCCGCATTTCCTCCGAGTTTGCGACTTTCGTTTCTGCACGCTTGGTTGTTCGGAAGTTTTTCGGAAGGCTCTTCCGCAAAACAATTCATGAAAGATCTTCGTTATTCGAATCAGAACACGAAGGATTCCTTGTTTTTTTCCTCGATGCTTTCCGTTCTTCTTTCACCACGGGAGAATTCTTCCGTGAGCGACGCGGAAATCCGCAAAACGATTCTGCATCCGATCTGCGTTCATGCGGGAAGGGAACATCTCAAGATCGTGACCGAACACATTCTAAATCTTGCAACTACTTACGAGCCTGCTTTGAAAGATGTTTTCGATCTTCAACGCATTCTCGCCCTAATTGCAAAGGAAGAAGCCCTTCTCGTCACCGAACTTGCATTGCGTGGAGAGGATATTCTCCGTGAATGTCCGAAATTGCCTCCGAAAGAAATCGGATCGATCCTTGGAAAACTTCTGTCTCATGTACTGGAAAACCCGAACGAAAACACGAAATCTTCTCTGATCGCCCTTCTGCCTCGTTAA
- a CDS encoding arginyltransferase, whose amino-acid sequence MIRQKLQDLVDSLPISPERSCSYYPDRLSQIQYLPFQGEIAKEALQFFFDSGFRRTGNILYRASCNGCKDCLSYRIPLDQFTPSRNRKRLLKKNSDLTIRFAPPSLTTDKELLYLRYQRLRYESFVSGESDQELLEGMRWNLFGTPENSLEMTLWLGEKLLGFMILDYASDSLSAVYSVYDPEYPDRSLGSFAILCSILYAKESGMKFYHLGYFLPGHPDMDYKKFWGPSEIREPDGTHWTSFEEFQKSHVDFFR is encoded by the coding sequence ATGATCCGGCAAAAACTGCAAGACTTGGTCGATTCTCTTCCGATTAGTCCGGAAAGAAGTTGTTCGTATTATCCGGATCGCCTCAGCCAGATTCAATACCTTCCGTTTCAAGGGGAGATCGCAAAGGAAGCTCTTCAGTTTTTTTTCGATTCCGGTTTTCGCAGAACCGGCAACATTCTTTATCGGGCGTCTTGCAACGGCTGCAAGGATTGTCTGAGTTATCGGATTCCTCTGGATCAATTCACTCCGAGCCGAAACCGCAAACGTCTTTTGAAAAAGAATTCCGATCTTACGATTCGGTTTGCCCCTCCGTCTCTCACCACCGATAAGGAACTTCTTTATTTGCGTTATCAAAGATTGCGCTACGAGAGTTTCGTAAGCGGAGAATCGGATCAGGAACTTCTGGAAGGAATGCGTTGGAATCTTTTCGGAACCCCGGAGAATTCTCTCGAAATGACTTTGTGGCTCGGAGAAAAACTTCTCGGCTTTATGATCTTGGATTACGCTTCGGATTCTCTCTCGGCAGTTTATTCGGTGTATGATCCGGAATATCCCGATCGAAGTCTGGGCAGCTTTGCGATTCTCTGTTCGATTTTATACGCCAAGGAATCCGGAATGAAGTTCTATCACCTGGGATATTTTCTTCCGGGTCATCCCGATATGGATTACAAAAAGTTTTGGGGACCGTCCGAGATCCGAGAACCCGATGGAACGCACTGGACCTCGTTCGAGGAATTTCAAAAAAGTCACGTGGACTTCTTCCGGTAA
- a CDS encoding TolC family protein: protein MRKIFTFLLLLWMVPILSEGTAPSATGSEPGLGIPESPGQSSNPIQRELPEVLPDKERTLDLKTAEEKLWRNNLLLLASRFNIDARKAGIEQAGLYANPNIFIDQSIFAEPTQRYFDFTRSGQTVVQIQQLFLLGGKIGKRVRVAELNARMGEQEFYDLARELISKLRRQFYAIYYYRQAISFYDQSLEALGRTVTSAEMGYKRRAILQAEVLRLKALYFFLKKEREELNIRILEKEADLRVLLNDDSFRSTDIKIVPMIAENQLDSLEPGKLRREELLEVARNKRPDLKKAIQALRFEEANLELQHANAIPDLAFGPMYNRGGTAFQNYWGITAQLNIPIFDRNQGNIKASEKAILSRKQELKNTLLEVENDVAVSIETARLKDELYKKFRNTYTREYTDLSKDMILSYEKRYITILEFTDFFETYRSSVVEMLKLQTDRMDAIEGVNFSVGQGVLIPKLNQPAAEEK from the coding sequence ATGAGAAAGATTTTCACGTTCTTACTTCTTTTATGGATGGTTCCGATTCTGTCCGAAGGCACTGCGCCTTCAGCGACCGGGTCCGAACCGGGATTGGGTATTCCCGAATCGCCGGGCCAATCCTCAAATCCGATCCAACGCGAACTTCCCGAGGTTTTACCGGACAAGGAAAGAACCTTGGATTTAAAGACTGCGGAGGAAAAACTCTGGAGAAACAACTTACTCTTGCTCGCTTCGCGCTTTAACATCGACGCCCGTAAAGCAGGAATCGAACAAGCGGGACTCTATGCGAACCCGAACATCTTTATCGATCAGAGTATTTTTGCGGAACCTACGCAGCGTTATTTCGACTTTACCCGTTCCGGACAAACCGTCGTTCAGATTCAGCAGCTGTTTTTGCTCGGCGGTAAAATCGGCAAACGGGTTCGCGTGGCGGAACTTAACGCGAGAATGGGAGAACAGGAATTCTACGATCTCGCGCGCGAACTTATCAGCAAACTGAGAAGACAGTTCTACGCGATCTACTACTACAGACAGGCGATCTCTTTTTACGATCAAAGTCTGGAAGCGTTGGGAAGAACCGTCACTTCCGCGGAAATGGGTTATAAAAGAAGGGCGATTCTGCAGGCGGAAGTGCTTCGTCTGAAAGCCCTGTATTTCTTTCTTAAAAAAGAAAGAGAAGAATTGAATATTCGAATTTTGGAAAAGGAAGCGGACCTACGAGTTTTGTTAAACGACGATTCCTTCCGAAGCACGGACATCAAAATCGTTCCGATGATCGCGGAGAATCAACTCGATAGCCTAGAACCGGGCAAACTCAGAAGGGAAGAACTTTTGGAAGTGGCCCGCAACAAAAGACCGGATCTGAAGAAAGCGATTCAGGCGCTTCGTTTCGAAGAGGCGAACTTGGAATTGCAGCACGCGAACGCGATTCCCGATCTCGCATTCGGTCCGATGTACAACAGAGGGGGAACCGCGTTCCAGAACTATTGGGGGATCACCGCTCAGTTGAACATTCCGATCTTCGATAGAAATCAGGGAAACATCAAAGCTTCCGAAAAAGCCATTCTTTCCAGAAAACAAGAACTCAAAAACACGTTGTTGGAAGTGGAAAACGACGTCGCCGTTTCGATCGAAACCGCAAGACTCAAGGACGAACTTTATAAGAAGTTCAGAAACACGTATACCAGAGAATACACGGATCTTTCCAAGGACATGATTCTCAGTTACGAAAAACGTTATATTACGATTTTGGAATTTACGGATTTTTTCGAAACCTATCGTTCCAGCGTCGTGGAAATGCTGAAACTGCAGACCGATCGAATGGATGCGATCGAAGGAGTAAATTTCTCCGTGGGGCAGGGAGTTCTCATCCCGAAACTCAACCAACCGGCCGCGGAAGAAAAGTGA
- a CDS encoding outer membrane beta-barrel protein, with amino-acid sequence MRTKTLSLVASVLCLVGSSQVFAQTGKKPAADATVAPAPAPKAAEPEDKKWYDQVEFSGFADVYYMYNLNPKQGNDVDATRAFETSNKNFAVNAVALTIQKAAEKSSPWGFRVDFQNGQNNAFQEAPYSASNSIYNYNLLKQAYVSLYFPVLKGMTLDVGKMATHIGYEVIESMSNPNYSIGAIFQNTIPFIHTGARLTTQFTDKWAGTFYVYNSGGGTGYNAPANTTTAPTQIITDLNYSGPAAGKSYFVEGQSERKAIGTQIKGQLIEDKLSITWNTLYSSDGATSRVDPAKAALATELATALGDANIGKYNVANPNRAQYNKDYWFMNHAILSITPTDKITIDLDYTWSEKSGALANNSLDQKRYNVDATGAEVFNKDTLFWGLNNKRDAKTTYKAYGIWAKFKINEAWGVNVRAEYIDDKHNNGALTTFNPFMGANAYLSEYKKATDGAIADVVVAALAADPNLGAYGITKAQVLEAMSDDYKNYGGTRNAGQYKTLTITPVWNFTENLLIKLDLRRDWATGKQFVDQKGDKQDHQYGLTLGVVAKF; translated from the coding sequence ATGAGAACAAAAACATTGAGCCTCGTTGCTTCCGTTCTCTGCCTCGTAGGTTCCTCTCAGGTCTTTGCCCAGACCGGAAAGAAACCAGCGGCAGACGCTACGGTTGCACCCGCGCCGGCTCCCAAAGCGGCAGAGCCCGAAGATAAGAAATGGTATGATCAGGTTGAATTTTCCGGATTCGCAGATGTGTATTACATGTACAATCTCAATCCGAAACAAGGAAACGACGTTGATGCTACCCGCGCTTTCGAAACCAGTAACAAGAACTTTGCGGTAAACGCGGTCGCCCTTACGATCCAAAAAGCCGCAGAAAAAAGTTCTCCATGGGGGTTCAGAGTGGACTTCCAAAACGGTCAGAACAACGCGTTTCAAGAAGCTCCGTATTCGGCAAGCAACAGTATCTACAACTACAATTTGCTGAAACAAGCATACGTGAGTTTGTATTTCCCGGTTTTAAAAGGGATGACCCTGGACGTAGGTAAGATGGCAACCCATATCGGGTACGAGGTTATCGAATCGATGAGTAACCCGAACTACTCGATAGGCGCGATCTTCCAGAATACGATCCCCTTTATTCACACCGGTGCTCGCTTAACCACTCAGTTCACGGACAAATGGGCCGGAACTTTCTATGTTTACAACAGTGGTGGTGGTACCGGTTACAACGCTCCTGCGAATACGACAACTGCTCCTACTCAGATCATTACTGACCTGAATTACAGCGGTCCTGCAGCTGGAAAAAGCTACTTCGTGGAAGGTCAATCCGAAAGAAAAGCGATCGGAACTCAGATCAAAGGTCAATTGATCGAGGATAAACTCTCCATCACTTGGAACACTCTCTACTCCAGCGACGGTGCGACTTCCCGTGTCGATCCCGCAAAAGCGGCTCTTGCAACCGAACTTGCAACCGCTCTCGGCGATGCGAACATCGGAAAGTATAACGTAGCAAACCCGAACAGAGCGCAGTACAACAAGGACTACTGGTTCATGAACCACGCGATTCTTTCCATCACTCCGACGGACAAGATCACGATCGACTTGGATTACACTTGGAGCGAAAAGTCCGGTGCTTTGGCAAACAACAGCTTGGATCAAAAACGCTATAACGTGGATGCTACCGGAGCGGAAGTATTCAACAAGGATACTCTCTTCTGGGGTTTGAACAACAAACGCGACGCGAAAACGACTTACAAAGCCTACGGTATTTGGGCGAAGTTTAAGATCAACGAAGCCTGGGGTGTGAACGTCCGTGCGGAATACATCGACGACAAACACAACAACGGCGCGCTGACAACGTTCAACCCTTTCATGGGAGCGAACGCGTATCTTAGCGAATACAAAAAGGCCACCGATGGAGCGATCGCAGACGTTGTAGTTGCGGCTCTTGCGGCTGATCCAAATTTAGGAGCTTATGGAATTACGAAAGCTCAAGTTCTCGAAGCGATGAGCGACGACTACAAGAACTACGGCGGAACCAGAAACGCAGGACAGTATAAAACTCTTACCATTACTCCTGTTTGGAACTTCACCGAGAACCTGTTGATCAAACTCGACCTTCGTAGAGACTGGGCGACCGGTAAACAATTCGTAGACCAGAAAGGCGATAAACAAGATCACCAGTACGGTCTGACCTTAGGGGTTGTCGCTAAGTTTTAA
- a CDS encoding efflux RND transporter permease subunit — MIRGLIEGVLRFRLATLIASAAAIVFGIWAWIDIRKEAYSDIADTQVRLIAKFPGKAAVEVEERVTIPIERVLNAIPKVSVRRSRTINGLVVFQFVFEDGTDDYFARTRLLERVRDADIPVEVQPALGPMSSPVGEIFRYVVETKANHTPMELRTIQDWVIMPKMLGIPGIADVVTFGGLPKQYHVVTTPDKLIRYRLTIDDVIKAIQQNNLNTGGNLLLQGEQGFPIRSLGAIRDPIHIENIVVKTVNGVPVFIRDLGTVEVSHPIPSGVLGYTIQNDQEGLIDVDSSVQGLVAIRRWGDPNVMGDRIRAKVKEINENYLPDGVQIRTTYDRTDLVNYTLRTIGKTLVEGVVVVSLVLIFFIGSVKASMVVVATIPFAMLFAFLLMDITGIPASLLSLGAIDFGIIVDGAVVMVENIMRRYRDASPTDKKKGIIRFTVDAASEVGTEIIFSILIIVLAYLPIFSFERIEGRLFKPMAFTISFAILGALIFSMTAIPVMMSYIYRNYFESANPGPIEWHNPFYEWLEKKYERLIEWLVERSKRVVTICFSVVGSLLVVGGLSLGTEFLPEMDEGGFNLRIFFPVGISLPESRKFIPKIRQIIYKNEQVNVVLSQLGRNDDGTDPLPPNRLEVLVGLKDYDDWKERITKTELLLRMRNDLEAGLPGARVSFSQPIMDNLSEAIMGTIADLAVFVSGNDLKVMRQISTEILDIVKEMKGASEYGIEQEADSPQLTVRIDREAAARYGINVSDIQQMVEAAIGMQRIDTLYEGPSDIPPKTPARFGIVVRFSKDYRTSQRAIENMPIISPKGERIPLSELAKVTLEDGPTMIFRQEGRRTVTVRTNIRGRDQGGFVAELRKLVEKKVKLPEGYEIRYGGQYENLARVGTRLAMVIPLTIAIIFGVLYLLYKNLKYVYVALACIPLSLVGGIYALLMRGYYFNVSGGVGFISLFGIATMAGVLFVSRTNHLLHEDDEISVKEAVKKAAVIQLRPMLMTMLLALLGLIPATLASGVGSDVQRPLATVIVGGLFSALFLVLTVLPSLYLILVGEREYSKLKKPKDSSLEPFTYLDQLSLEEYEEEFDTYPQPQSETVEKARKVGKKGSSTAGSTKGKSSTGSAAKKKKK; from the coding sequence ATGATTCGAGGTTTAATTGAAGGAGTTTTACGTTTTCGTCTCGCGACACTGATCGCATCCGCGGCGGCTATCGTTTTTGGAATTTGGGCTTGGATCGATATTCGAAAAGAAGCCTATTCGGACATAGCGGATACGCAGGTCCGATTGATCGCGAAATTTCCCGGAAAGGCCGCAGTGGAAGTGGAAGAACGGGTAACGATACCTATTGAGCGCGTTCTGAACGCGATTCCTAAAGTATCGGTGAGAAGATCCAGAACGATCAACGGGTTAGTCGTGTTTCAGTTCGTGTTCGAGGACGGGACTGACGATTATTTTGCAAGAACCCGTCTTTTAGAACGTGTCCGCGACGCAGATATTCCGGTGGAAGTTCAACCCGCGCTCGGGCCTATGAGTTCTCCCGTCGGTGAAATTTTTCGCTATGTCGTGGAAACGAAAGCGAATCATACGCCGATGGAGCTGAGAACGATTCAGGATTGGGTCATTATGCCTAAGATGCTCGGGATTCCGGGGATTGCGGACGTAGTCACATTCGGAGGTCTTCCGAAACAATATCACGTAGTGACCACTCCCGACAAATTGATTCGGTATAGACTCACGATCGACGACGTAATCAAAGCGATTCAACAAAACAACCTGAATACGGGGGGGAATCTCCTTTTACAGGGAGAACAAGGTTTTCCGATCCGTTCTTTAGGTGCGATTCGAGATCCGATACATATCGAAAACATCGTCGTCAAAACGGTGAACGGGGTACCCGTTTTTATCCGAGATTTAGGAACGGTGGAGGTCTCGCATCCGATTCCGAGCGGTGTTTTAGGTTATACGATTCAAAACGATCAAGAAGGATTGATCGACGTCGATTCTTCCGTTCAAGGTCTGGTTGCGATCCGCCGCTGGGGAGATCCGAATGTTATGGGAGATCGTATCCGCGCGAAAGTGAAGGAAATCAACGAGAATTATTTGCCGGACGGGGTTCAAATTCGAACCACGTATGATCGAACCGATCTCGTCAATTATACCCTACGCACCATCGGTAAGACTCTTGTAGAGGGAGTTGTAGTCGTCAGTTTAGTGTTGATCTTTTTTATCGGAAGCGTGAAGGCTTCGATGGTCGTCGTCGCCACGATTCCTTTCGCAATGTTATTCGCATTTTTATTGATGGATATCACCGGCATTCCGGCCAGCTTATTGTCGTTAGGCGCCATCGACTTCGGAATCATCGTGGACGGCGCGGTCGTAATGGTGGAAAATATCATGCGCCGCTACCGGGACGCTTCTCCGACTGATAAGAAAAAGGGGATCATCCGTTTTACAGTGGACGCCGCTTCCGAGGTCGGTACGGAAATTATCTTTTCTATTTTAATCATCGTACTTGCTTATCTTCCGATCTTTTCCTTTGAAAGAATCGAAGGAAGATTATTCAAGCCGATGGCGTTTACGATCTCCTTTGCGATCCTGGGCGCGTTGATCTTCTCGATGACTGCGATCCCCGTCATGATGTCCTATATCTACCGAAATTATTTCGAATCCGCTAATCCGGGGCCGATCGAGTGGCACAACCCGTTCTATGAATGGCTGGAAAAGAAATACGAAAGATTGATCGAGTGGCTTGTGGAACGATCTAAACGCGTTGTGACGATTTGCTTTTCCGTTGTGGGGAGTTTACTCGTGGTTGGCGGTCTTTCTCTCGGAACCGAGTTTCTTCCCGAAATGGACGAGGGAGGATTCAACCTTAGAATTTTCTTTCCGGTCGGGATCTCACTTCCCGAGTCGAGAAAATTCATTCCAAAGATTCGACAGATCATCTATAAGAACGAACAGGTAAACGTGGTTCTTTCTCAGTTGGGAAGAAATGATGACGGAACCGACCCGCTTCCTCCGAACCGTTTGGAAGTCCTTGTTGGTTTGAAAGATTACGACGACTGGAAGGAAAGGATCACGAAGACCGAACTACTTCTTCGAATGAGAAACGATTTGGAAGCGGGGCTGCCCGGAGCAAGGGTAAGTTTTTCCCAGCCGATCATGGATAACCTTTCCGAAGCGATTATGGGTACGATCGCCGATTTAGCGGTTTTCGTTTCCGGAAACGACTTGAAAGTGATGCGTCAGATCTCGACCGAAATTCTCGATATCGTTAAGGAAATGAAAGGCGCGAGCGAATACGGGATCGAACAGGAAGCGGATAGCCCGCAGCTCACTGTACGCATCGATCGGGAAGCGGCAGCACGCTACGGAATCAACGTCAGCGATATTCAGCAGATGGTGGAAGCGGCGATCGGGATGCAAAGAATCGACACTCTGTATGAAGGTCCTTCCGACATTCCTCCGAAAACTCCTGCGCGATTCGGAATCGTCGTACGTTTTTCCAAAGACTACCGAACCTCTCAAAGAGCGATCGAGAACATGCCGATCATATCTCCTAAAGGAGAAAGAATTCCTTTGTCCGAATTGGCGAAGGTCACTCTCGAAGACGGACCCACGATGATCTTTCGTCAGGAAGGAAGAAGAACCGTAACGGTTCGTACGAACATACGCGGACGGGATCAAGGAGGTTTCGTCGCGGAACTTCGCAAACTCGTCGAAAAGAAGGTTAAACTTCCCGAGGGTTACGAGATCCGCTACGGCGGGCAGTATGAAAACCTTGCCAGGGTAGGAACGCGTCTCGCGATGGTCATTCCTCTTACGATCGCCATCATCTTCGGCGTATTGTATCTACTTTATAAAAATCTAAAGTATGTCTATGTCGCTCTGGCTTGTATTCCGCTTTCCCTTGTGGGCGGAATTTATGCGCTTTTGATGCGAGGGTATTACTTCAACGTATCGGGCGGGGTGGGATTTATTTCCTTGTTTGGAATCGCCACGATGGCAGGGGTTCTTTTCGTATCCCGTACCAATCACTTATTGCACGAGGACGACGAGATCAGCGTGAAAGAAGCCGTAAAAAAAGCAGCGGTGATTCAGCTTCGCCCGATGTTGATGACGATGCTTTTGGCCTTGCTCGGTTTGATTCCGGCGACATTGGCTTCCGGAGTCGGCTCGGACGTTCAAAGACCTCTTGCGACCGTCATCGTGGGAGGTTTGTTTTCCGCGTTGTTCCTCGTGTTGACCGTGCTTCCTTCTCTTTATTTGATTCTTGTCGGCGAACGGGAATACAGCAAACTCAAGAAACCAAAGGATTCTTCTTTGGAACCGTTTACGTATTTGGATCAGCTATCTTTGGAAGAATACGAGGAAGAATTCGATACGTATCCGCAGCCTCAGAGCGAAACGGTAGAAAAGGCGAGGAAGGTCGGTAAAAAGGGTTCTTCGACCGCCGGGTCCACAAAGGGAAAATCTTCTACGGGTTCCGCAGCGAAGAAGAAAAAGAAATAA